In Pleurocapsa minor HA4230-MV1, a genomic segment contains:
- a CDS encoding DUF2839 domain-containing protein encodes MGEAKRRQKLDPNYGKPNVLKNACQHIDELLFQLEQTDSDEVTVFSLFTNDERGCSEDEIELLQSTIPLFYHNQNFTVWLLPQQYASLPPEKALDYFIVPAGRGSRL; translated from the coding sequence GTGGGAGAAGCTAAACGCCGTCAAAAACTCGACCCTAACTATGGAAAGCCCAATGTTTTGAAGAATGCTTGCCAACATATTGATGAACTTTTGTTTCAGTTAGAACAAACTGACTCTGATGAGGTAACTGTTTTTTCTTTGTTTACCAATGATGAGCGTGGTTGTAGTGAAGATGAGATTGAGTTGCTGCAATCTACCATTCCCCTGTTCTATCACAACCAAAACTTTACCGTTTGGCTACTTCCGCAACAATATGCTTCTCTGCCTCCAGAAAAAGCGCTCGATTATTTTATCGTCCCTGCGGGACGAGGCTCTAGGCTCTAG
- a CDS encoding AAA family ATPase, which yields MQVISCLSLSGGMGKTTCSFFLGLHLSKLGYKVLMVDSDPQSNLTFYLSIGVEADEPTLLEILRKQIEVEEGIYATKYSNLWIIPSDDALNQAQEYLSNSGMGAVVMKKRLAEVSQMFDFCIIDSPPQRSQISLTVLGATDRLLIPAEVSSKGINSICRTLDLVDEQVEIEAFAGKILGILPFRERWVGIRQTRKSKESLETIRLFLEEESRPALKRIKILPSLIESEQFKKAMDSGKTLGELGHEDLEYPFQQISKLLSSSLVTTV from the coding sequence ATGCAAGTAATCTCTTGTTTGAGTCTCTCAGGAGGCATGGGAAAAACCACCTGTAGTTTTTTCTTAGGTCTACATTTAAGTAAATTGGGCTACAAAGTACTGATGGTAGATAGCGATCCTCAGTCAAACCTAACGTTTTATCTCTCCATCGGAGTAGAGGCAGACGAGCCAACATTACTAGAAATATTGAGAAAGCAGATCGAAGTAGAAGAGGGAATATACGCAACAAAATATTCAAACTTATGGATAATTCCTTCAGATGATGCCCTCAATCAAGCACAAGAATACCTGTCAAATAGCGGCATGGGAGCAGTAGTAATGAAAAAAAGACTAGCAGAAGTATCCCAGATGTTTGACTTCTGTATCATCGATTCACCACCTCAACGTTCACAAATAAGTTTGACGGTATTGGGAGCAACAGATCGGTTACTAATACCAGCAGAGGTATCGAGCAAAGGGATAAATTCAATCTGTCGCACATTAGACCTAGTAGACGAGCAGGTAGAAATAGAAGCATTTGCGGGAAAAATCTTGGGAATATTACCCTTTAGAGAGCGCTGGGTGGGAATCCGTCAAACTAGAAAAAGTAAAGAAAGCCTAGAAACGATTAGGCTATTTTTAGAAGAGGAATCAAGACCTGCATTAAAAAGAATAAAAATACTACCGTCGCTAATAGAATCAGAACAGTTCAAAAAAGCGATGGATTCGGGAAAGACACTGGGGGAACTAGGACACGAGGATTTAGAATATCCTTTCCAACAAATCTCTAAATTATTATCCTCAAGTTTAGTAACTACAGTGTGA